The genome window CGCCTAAGCCTCAGTTTGTCATTCCTCCCACCAAGCGGAGCCCCATTGTCATCAAGGACCCCGGTAGTGGTGTTGTCAAGACCTTCGAGAAAGCACCGGCTTCCCCCGCGCGCgcgactccatctcctgtGAAGATCTCAACCCCCACCGCCACACCTCCCCCTCGCACCGGCAGTGGCGCTGATCACAACCGAACCGAATCCAGGGCCAagacggacgaggagaagaagaaggagttGAGGGAGGCGGTACGTCAGAAGATTGAACAGGACGAAGCAGAGCAACGTcgcaaggaagaagaggaggctgccgctcagaagaagaaacaagaggaagaagaggaagcggctcgcaagaagaaggaggaagaggagcaggcagctgctcagaagaagaaacaggaggaagaagaggaggctgccaagaagaaggccgccgaTGAAGAGGCAGCACGCGAaaagctggaggagctcagTCTGAAGGACAAAGCAGACGAGGCCACGCCTGCTGCCGAAGagcccaagaaggaggaaccCACccctgctgctgatgatgatgagatcgACTACGAGGCCATCGAGCGCGAGCTGGCCGAGATcgaagccaaggaagctGCCGCAGAAGCTGCATATTACGCCAGGAAGCAGGCcgaaaaggaggagagggagcGTAAAGAGAGGGAGGAGCGCGAGGCCTACGAAGCGAACTTGAAACAAGccgaggccgaggccgaaGCTCTCGAGGAGGAGCGTCAGCGGAAGCGCGAGGCTGCCGCAGAGACGTCTAACAAGGAGCTGTTTGCGGCGCTCAAGAAGGGCGGCTTAGCTGCTACAGAGGACAGCACGCCTGCCGACAGCGGCACCGCCACTCCAGTCTCCGACATCTCCATGGGACCTCCTGGCAAGCCCGCCAGTGCCCAGAAGCGGGAGAAGCCTGCTGCTTTGAAGCTGGAGACCACCAAGGCAGTCGAGCCTCCCCAGCCCAGCGCTGCCATGAAGTCGCTTCAATCGGCCCGCTTCGTCGACGACTTGAGCAAGATCAACTACCCGCCCTCTATCGTTTCTCCTAACCCGGCTCTCAATGCCAACGCTCCTGCGGACCGCAAGTTCCACTACAACAAGGAATTCTTGCTCCAGTTCCAGAGTGtcttcaaggagaagccgTCCATTGATTGGGATGCCCGTGTTCGTGAGACCGTGGGTGAGAGCGACACATCGCGTCCTCAGTCCGCCCGTACGCCCATGGGAGCACGTAATCCTTCTCGCGGCGGTGTGGCTCAGCCTTTCGTCATGGGCTCCTTCGGACAGCCGGCGGCCAGAACCACCTCTGAGCAACGCTTCGCTGCTTCTAATGCTCGCGGTCCCGCTATGCCGTTTGGCCAGTTCGGCCGTCCTCCTGTGGGCATGGGAGCTCCTTCCATCAGCCGTCCCGGCTCCAATATGGGTATTGGACCCGGAACTCCCCGTGGTGGTGGCAGCCGCTCCAACACACGGACCGGCAGCAAGCGCGAGAAGCAGtccgccaagaaggaggaggagatggccaaggccatgCCTCTTACCGCCGGCAAGGAAGTCAAGGCgctccagatctcctcgacgGGCTGGAAGCCTCGTAGCATCGTTCAGCCCGCCGCCGGTCCCACTCCGGGCGGTCATCTTCCCCCGGATATGGTGCAGCGTAAGGTCAAGGCTGCTCTCAACAAGATGACGCCTGAGAATTTCGACCGTATTTCCGGTCAAATCCTGGAAATCGTATCGCAGTCCAAGGATGAATCCGACGGACGTACTCTGCGCCAGGTTATCCAGCTTACCTTCGAGAAGGCAACCGACGAAGCTCACTGGGCATCAATCTATGCCAAATTCTGCAAGCGTATGCTTGAGAGCATGAGCCCCGAGATCAAGGACGAGAATATCCGTGACAAGAACGGCAATGTCGTCACTGGTGGCAGTCTGTTCCGAAAGTACTTGCTCAACCGATGCCAGGAAGAGTTCGAGCGTGGTTGGAAGGTCAACTTGCCTCCCAAGCCGGAAGGTACGACTGAAGAAGCCGCCATGCTGTCAGACGAGTActatgctgctgctgccgccaAGCGTCGTGGTCTTGGTCTCGTCAAGTTCATTGGTGAACTATACAAGCTGGGCATGTTGACCGAGCGTATCATGCACGAGTGCGTGAAGAAGCTGGTCGACTACGAGGGTATGCCTGAGGAGGCAGAGGTGGAGAGTTTGACTAGTCTCCTGCGCACCATCGGTGCCAGCCTCGATGCTTCGGAGAGAGGTCACACCTTCATGGATGCCTACTTTGCTCGCATCAATATGATGATGGATATCCCAGGCTTACCAAGCCGATTGAGGTTCATGCTGATGGTAAGTTTATCTCCCTTTCGGACGTGTAGCTTTGGGATCAATCTAACCGATTTACAGGATATTGTTGATCTGCGCAATGCTCGCTGGCAATCAAAGGATGCTGACAAGGGTCCTAAGACCATTCAGCAGATTCGTGAGGAGGTATGTGATCGCTCATGATGTTCAATCAGAGTTCCCTTTTGACATTCGGCTAATCTTTGATTCTCAAGGCCGCTCGTGCTCAGCAAGAGGCCGAGATGGAGCGTCTCCGGCAGCAAGCCAACCGTGGCAACCGTCCACAAATGGGCCGTGGTGATGCTCGCAGCTTCTCTGGTTACGGAAACCAGGCCCCTCCTCCCGACTACGCATCCAGCAAGGTTGGAAGCGATGATCTCCGCCGTCTGCGGACGACACGCAACACCAACCAGCCCATGTCCTTTGGCCCATCTAGCATGCTTGGGTCTCGTAGCAGCAGCGGCCGCAAGAACCTTGGCCCTGGAGGCAACTTGGTTCGTGGCAGCGACGATAGCGCAGCCAGCAGCCGATCCGGAACCCCTACTGccggaaagaaggaagataagGAGGCCGCATCATCGATGAATGCGTTCAGGTAGGATTCAATGCAAACACCTTTTGCTCCTTTTCTGTCTTGACTAACCTCGGCTGCAGTGCTCTCGCTAGCTTGGACGACAACATGGCCACCTCACCTCCCTCGAACCCTACCTCACCTTTGCTAACCAAGTCTCAACCTGCCGTTGAGCGCCGTCCTTCCAAGGCCCCATCGACCACCGGCGAGGAAGCATCATAGATTCTATGgcaatgataatgatgaaaAATTTTTCGTTTCTTCTGGAAAGATCATGTTGTTCCCCCTTTCTATCTCCCGTTCTTCTTAGTCATGCCATGCCAACTATGCCCTTTTGAGCATCCTTCATCTTAATCTTCTCGTCTATGATTTTGACTCGATCGGTCGCTCGGATACTCTGTCTTTACATTCGACAAGGGTAGGATAGTGGTTGCCGACGGGACAATGCATTATTGTGTACAATGAGTTCCGAGCCGTAATGGAGGTGGGGGAAGTTCACCAGAGAGGAAGGCCCATATGGCGAGTCGGGTCCACATGAGGTTTTTCTATCTcgatcttcctcttcgcatccccctttttttcttgtcTTTTCTCGCATTCTCAATACCCAGAGGACTCAAAACGGTCTGCCCTCTGGCAGACATGAAATTTGGAACGCCTCCGTCAGATCTTTGAAGATTCTGCTTGCTTTCTTCTCTATTGCTCCCAGTCACGCGAGAATACTGTAGCTGACTGACATGTGTGCATGCTCTTCTCGTTCCTCTCTTGCTTTGCTTTTACGCCACATTTGCATCTACATTGGCTTGGTGTATGCCGTCTTTGTTTGTCTGTGTGTCTGTCTACCTCCGCTTCGCTGCCATTTTCATTCTAGACAAAATGCCGTTAGAAAagtttccttctttcccccccctcctccgtCTTGGTATCTATCTATCATATCGACGCTGCAAGCTTCATGTCTATGCCTATGTCTCAATATAACATAACTCTTCAATGGCTGTCGCTGATCGCATTAATGAAACGGTCTTGATTATGCGTCTGTTTGTCCTTGTCCGATCATTGTCTGGGCTTACTGGACTTGACTGGAACATCGGGGACTACTTGCTAGGCTGATAAACATGGTTATGTTTGTACTGCGGATTTGAAACTGCTTCCTTCGATATTGTATTGTCCATACTTTAATGAAATTGGCTGGAGATGCGTGCCTTTTTCTGTAGTGTTAGGGCTTGAGTAATCCATCTGGTCTAGGTTGAGTCCATTCACATTGTAACTGAATCTAACTCATACATGTATGTCTAGCTATGAGATGCATCAGACTGGCAACTGTTTATTTCCCTTTTCCGACTGGGTAGCCTTACCAAGCACACACCAAATGTGGGACGAGGCTTCATATAAAGAACGGAGCGATCCTGACATCGTCAGGTATGGTGATCTAATTCGTAATTGCTCAGATTGAGGGACAAGCGGAATGTGAATGGTAAGCATTCAGTCCCGGTGATATAGGCGGATCAGAGCCACCTGCAGGACGTCTAATTGGATAGAAAGGCCGCAGCGATGTACGCGGGTAGGTGGATGGGATGGGCTGCATGACTGATCCACAGCTGTGGAATCATCCACCCTTGCCTTCATCTTTCTGATGGGTCGAAATATCCTCAGTGACAATAACTGGAATATTGACCTTTCTGGATTCGAGAGGTGGTGGAGTCCCAGTTGTGGTCGGAGTACCACTGTCTGGCGCCACGTCACCGTCTTTGGAAACAGCTTGACTGTCATCTGCAGCCTTGTGCTTGGGTGACACATCTTCGATGTGTTGACCGGACTGGGAAGCAGAATTATCATCATCCGAGGCGCCTTCATCTTCCGTGGTTTCTGCACTCTCCGCAAGACGACTTTTGGCAGTGACGCTCAAAGAGCCCCAATTTGGCGGCACTGGCTCCTCCTGACTGACGCTGCTTCTCTCCGACATGGAAAGTGAGCTCCGAGAATTGGTATAAGAGGCAGGGAGACCCAAAGCTGCTGCAACCGCGGCCTCTTCGTCGGGTAGTCTGGAGATGTTGCTTTCGGTGCTCGAACTGGCATCAAAGATGCGGCTACCCCGACGCGAACTCTGTTCAAGGATCTGATTGTAACTGCGCCTTGTAGGATCTGCTTGccgctttttctttttcttttctcgcTTGGTGGTGGGGCGGACGACAATGACGGGAATCGGCGACTGCTGCAAGCAATACTTGGAGACAGAGCCTGGCAGCAAGCCTTGCACGCCTCCGAGTTTCCGGCCGCGCGTTCCCACGATCAACAGCGCAGGTTCGTAGATCCTGATCTTTGAAGTGTTAGCATACTTCAATCCAAATTCTCGTCCGGAGATGTACCATTCGCTGGATAATGTCCTGAACCCTACCAACCGCCAATTCCAAAACCAAGCTGATGGCCTTTTCGTCCTGGCTGTTCTTCTGTATGACCTGCTCGAACAGCCTCTCGGCTTCCTCCCTGTACTTTCCAGCCTCGATTTCCGCATCGCTCGCGAGGCCCGAGTCCTTTTCAACGGCTCGCAGACAGACAatctcatcgccatcgtcgacCAACTCATCGATCAGCCACTCCAGGGCAAAATCCGAGTAATCATTCTGATCAGTGCCACAGAGAAAAGTCCTACTTCGACGAGTACACTGGTAGCCTTTATGTTTATAGTTCAAAGTCAACGAGAAGTCTGCCGCGTCGGGATTATCAAATGTATCAAAGGACACACCGCGCTCGTAGGTTCTAAGCAAACAATTTTCAGCTCGTTAGCAGGGTCAAAACAGTAGCGCAAGTGCAACAGAAGCTCGGGACGTActgcggcggaggcggagaaaGGCCTCGACTAACAGAGCCACTTTTCTGATCCCTCTCCGGCACCTCGATTTGCGATCGTCTCTGGTCTCTGACGCTTGAAGACCGACGGACAGGGGACTGAGAGCTTTCGACTCGATCGATATTAAACTGGATGGACTTGCGCCGCGGGCTATCACCTGCAGGGGAGATGGGCCGTGGCGAGGAGGACTCACGTCGAGTGTCGTCGGACGAATTTCGTGGGGAGGTGGAGGACTGCATTTAGTCGGTATATGGAATATGCTGAATACACCGGTAGTTTGTCCTTCGTggagacagaagaagagagagtGGTGCGATCCAAAGCGCACGTGAGAGAGTGTCTGGTCCCGGCTCTGGAATGCAGATGCGGAGAGGGTAATTCTCCAAATGAGGTGAATGAAAGAATTGTAGACTTCGACCAAAACGAGTTTTACTCAGTATACAGACAATTTTGTTAGAGATAAGTGCTGACGGAGGGCTCAATCTAAATGGTCTAGCAGCTCAGCTTCCATGAAGCTTCTGAAGTTCGTCTGCCAGTGGTGTGATGCAGAAAATGCCGATCATGGTTCAGAACGGGTGTTGTGGGAGGACCCCAGGCAGACGGGGTTTGTGTAGTTTGAACAGAGCTCGAAGACGGTCGCAGCGATTCAACTGGTGAAAGGAATTCAGCAAAGGAATGAAGTTGGCTGGCTATGAGAAcgaatgaagaggaaagtGAGCTCTTGACTTCCGGATGCAGAGAGGAAGGTGAGAACAGTAGATGCCCAAGAGGGGCAGATAGAGGCGGTGAGTGAGTTTGGGCCCCTAACAAAGAGTAATActgctacggagtatcacAGACTGGATCTGAAGCTATTGCGATATGCACCTCTATGCCAGGACTGGCTCTTGTATGGTCAATGGAGTTGAGCACAGACTGTCCAAAGTCGCAGCACTTAACCCTCTTGTTGATTCAAGACACAACCCCCATCCTGTCCGGCCTGCATAACTCCAATGGCAGCCCCTCTTCAGCCTTCAACTGCAGGACGGCTACTCGGCACTTAACTCATCGACATCAAGGCAGCTTTCCCCTCGCAAATGAGGGGTCAAATGAAGCTGTCAGCTGCCTCTACATGACTCACGGAAACTAGACTTGAGTCCGACTGTACGTAGTAGACTACACCAAATAGAGGAAATACTAGCAAACTTGCGGAATTCCAGTGTTTCAAGGGGAAAATTCGGGATTATCGGAAATAAATTCATCTTTGAATTCAGAAGTGATACCCAAGAGAAAATTTCCCGGAGTCCTAACTCCGTTGATGGACTAGTCTAGAGTTGAGTTGACGTGAAGAGTCATATCCGTACCACGGAGTACCATGTAGGTACTATCCGATCCACCCCCCACCAGTAGCCTGAAGAGCGATGACCCATTCTCTTTCGATGGTGGTGATAATAAGAAGTAAAATGGATCTGGCGTCTTACGGACATAGCAACATCTAGAAAGCTCTTCCAAGTTCTATCAAGAAGATATCCGTGCAAAGTGTGTGGATTGTCTAGGTATTGACGACGGAGTAGGTGTTGTACCCCTCTTGTAGTCATTAGTGGCTTAGAGCGGCAGCGCCAGCGGTGACTATTGAAGATCGACATTCACATGCGGATGCTGGACGAAGGCCAGCAACGGTACCTGATCTACAAGGAGCTCCAGAAATTGCCCTTATGGAGTAGACACTTTGCGTCCGAACTGAAGAATTTTctgtctacggagtatgccCGAAGGAACGTAAATTACTGATCAGCAAATAGTCTGCCGTTAAAGGATCATATTAACAAGTCAGGAGCCTAATGCTAACAAAGACTACATAGAGTGTCTGAAAATTGAGACAATTATCCAGTTGAAGACTGTGCTACTGGAAAGACAAAAAGCGGGAAGATGATAATTTCAGGCATTTCTTCATTTTTTGATCTATATACCATCATAATCTTATAATCCTGGCCATATACCCAAGGCCATCCCATCATGCATGCCCGACAATAGGGGCTCCATTCATGCCTTCGTAAGAGTAGAGAATCATCAATAGTGCCCAAACAGCGGACACACTAACAAAAATCTAGACGCCCATAAATGCATCAGGTCGATAGCTGAAATCAGTCCCAGAAAAACGCCGTGCCTTTCCTGCTTAGCGTATGCAAACCGCTGAAAATGAATGCCCAAATTATCAGACAAAAGGGTATCACAAAAATATACACTGGTGGAGAAACAATCAATCGAAACAAGACGTAATCAATACGCCTCGATGAATGTGCTCTGCTCCTGTCCAGTAACGTAATACCCAGTCCCATATTCAGGGTCGGAAAGTGGAAGCTCGGCCGATTGAGGCTGCTTCTCTGGAAAACCGGCCAGCGTGGGTTGCGGCGGCGAGGGAGGCGTTGCATCATCCTCGGAGTCCTCGTCAGAGTCCGAGGAGAGCTCGGGAGGGGTTTGTCGTGATGGTGAGCGAGTCAATGTGAGCTCATCCAGATCTTCGATATCGTCGTATTCAAAATCCGAGTCTGAATCCGAATCGTagtcctcgtccacctcctTCTCGGTGATGACAGCCACGGGCGATGGTGCCCGTTGCCGGGCAGGCAACTGGATCGTGGCGAATGTTTGTTCCTCCTCGTAGTCTTCTTCACCGTCAAAGTCCGAGTCATCACTGTCCGAGTCAAGGTCGGAGGCATCTTCAGGGTCCCAGTCTTCCTCGGGTTCTTCAATCACAGTGTCGGCCCATTGGATGTGTCGAGGTTGTGAGCTTTGAGAGGACTTGCTAGCTCCGTTGACAGTCTGGTTGAACCACCgttcctgttcctgttcgGCATCGGCGAGATCCAACATCAATGAATCAAGCAGGTTGGCATGACCAACCAGGAGACGGAGATCGTGGTCCGCCCGTGAAGCTTCTCGGGTAAGCTTCTTCCGGGCGGtgtgagcaaggtagtatGTTTGTGTAATGCtcattttcttctgttgACGTCGCTGGGTGATTGTCTTGAAGTatgtggaggagaaggtagTTGAGAgggaaggtgaagaggaagaagagggagagcCAGTTGTGGAGGAATTGACAACCATGATTCCAGATTCGGGGTGTTGATGTGCTTATGAGCTCAACCAAAGATCGATCAGAAAATTGACTCGTCCGCTGTGGTGACTCAAACACTGCACTACAGGCTCCGGCGGTCAGGGCCCACTTCCAATACAATCAAGTGTACCACAGAGCGGTGAGTCAACCGATATGCAAGCAGCCAAGCCAGGGAAAATGTAGGGGCGATTCAATAGTCCCCTTATCTTTTCTGTTCCCCAGATCGATTCGTACACTGAATCAAAGAATTGGCGCAGATGTGTTCGTCCGATTTGCGATGTGACATCCACTGGTTGTCTGTTGGACCGAGTGTGGAACAGTTACAGGTGGTAATGTATCCTTTCCAAGGCAGAAAGTGAGGCTGTAGGTATTGATGGCTGGATGATTGTAGGTTGTGAGAATAGTGGAAGATGATCCGATGAGACAGGTTTCAACAGGGCAAGATGGGCTAGATATGAATTTCAGATATATCCACTTTGTTGTTCACTAGGCtgaaattttttttcttattactcctctctccatTATTCATATATTCTTTTTATTTCTCTTAGTGATGTTTTTCTACCTCTGGTTGCCGTGATCCCGTCTAAGTCCGAACGGCGATCGGACGCCGGAGAGAAAGCGAGCCTGACATCCATGGCTCGGGCACAACGGGATAACTGGGTCCACCTGAGAAAACCtgaaaaatgaaaaagaaaaagcgcCTGATTCAGCCCTGGCGATCAACCGATCAATGGCGATCCAAGGAACAACCATGAAAAATTAGTCAGGCAGGTA of Aspergillus fumigatus Af293 chromosome 2, whole genome shotgun sequence contains these proteins:
- a CDS encoding universal stress protein; protein product: MQSSTSPRNSSDDTRRESSSPRPISPAGDSPRRKSIQFNIDRVESSQSPVRRSSSVRDQRRSQIEVPERDQKSGSVSRGLSPPPPQTYERGVSFDTFDNPDAADFSLTLNYKHKGYQCTRRSRTFLCGTDQNDYSDFALEWLIDELVDDGDEIVCLRAVEKDSGLASDAEIEAGKYREEAERLFEQVIQKNSQDEKAISLVLELAVGRVQDIIQRMIRIYEPALLIVGTRGRKLGGVQGLLPGSVSKYCLQQSPIPVIVVRPTTKREKKKKKRQADPTRRSYNQILEQSSRRGSRIFDASSSTESNISRLPDEEAAVAAALGLPASYTNSRSSLSMSERSSVSQEEPVPPNWGSLSVTAKSRLAESAETTEDEGASDDDNSASQSGQHIEDVSPKHKAADDSQAVSKDGDVAPDSGTPTTTGTPPPLESRKVNIPVIVTEDISTHQKDEGKGG
- a CDS encoding putative eukaryotic translation initiation factor subunit eIF-4F, encoding MTSIPQKSGLQPQGQSPSTQAASSHSPSPSLSGKTSPLPAPNSTAARSYASATKKSATDSTAAPVTVGGSSQHGKSTSVSPVSGKPMQQSSQSPGVTIVNGAPASASQGDHSRKPSVTITSAGTSGFIPNGGPASRPNSLQFGFANSQSSPNMGNPAVLATQPQSGLGVSPSMNPRVTSPQTSPSPIPQPASSGGRPPPSSYQSQGNVPNFGSFGDAGDANMRSGSQAPLGPGSQSTHLRRESSQSTHSDMSSHMGSGPGRGSYPHQGGRGRGYSQSGYQGQMPYSPGPSFRSPNQPRGGPNMGPQFHAPNQGRPLAPFPNSPHQRSPALATAHPATPQMNQVPMAHPQMPPQPYAAYGQHMAPQTVRHHPSVYKPPRRGPFPKRRQGSCRFSSSSSSSLPLAHTSPPPLHLPPPNLAPESGQFEHYLTLMKNPQAYPYDPNYAYYNPAYGMQQMQYMTPPSPQPRPGMPYNPQAPYMQNQYPVQPPPQTAPLSRTPSQVSNDRPGSSLGQGQPPAGAPAASHTHTTSRSSNSPAPPKPQFVIPPTKRSPIVIKDPGSGVVKTFEKAPASPARATPSPVKISTPTATPPPRTGSGADHNRTESRAKTDEEKKKELREAVRQKIEQDEAEQRRKEEEEAAAQKKKQEEEEEAARKKKEEEEQAAAQKKKQEEEEEAAKKKAADEEAAREKLEELSLKDKADEATPAAEEPKKEEPTPAADDDEIDYEAIERELAEIEAKEAAAEAAYYARKQAEKEERERKEREEREAYEANLKQAEAEAEALEEERQRKREAAAETSNKELFAALKKGGLAATEDSTPADSGTATPVSDISMGPPGKPASAQKREKPAALKLETTKAVEPPQPSAAMKSLQSARFVDDLSKINYPPSIVSPNPALNANAPADRKFHYNKEFLLQFQSVFKEKPSIDWDARVRETVGESDTSRPQSARTPMGARNPSRGGVAQPFVMGSFGQPAARTTSEQRFAASNARGPAMPFGQFGRPPVGMGAPSISRPGSNMGIGPGTPRGGGSRSNTRTGSKREKQSAKKEEEMAKAMPLTAGKEVKALQISSTGWKPRSIVQPAAGPTPGGHLPPDMVQRKVKAALNKMTPENFDRISGQILEIVSQSKDESDGRTLRQVIQLTFEKATDEAHWASIYAKFCKRMLESMSPEIKDENIRDKNGNVVTGGSLFRKYLLNRCQEEFERGWKVNLPPKPEGTTEEAAMLSDEYYAAAAAKRRGLGLVKFIGELYKLGMLTERIMHECVKKLVDYEGMPEEAEVESLTSLLRTIGASLDASERGHTFMDAYFARINMMMDIPGLPSRLRFMLMDIVDLRNARWQSKDADKGPKTIQQIREEAARAQQEAEMERLRQQANRGNRPQMGRGDARSFSGYGNQAPPPDYASSKVGSDDLRRLRTTRNTNQPMSFGPSSMLGSRSSSGRKNLGPGGNLVRGSDDSAASSRSGTPTAGKKEDKEAASSMNAFSALASLDDNMATSPPSNPTSPLLTKSQPAVERRPSKAPSTTGEEAS